A single genomic interval of Terriglobus albidus harbors:
- a CDS encoding GntR family transcriptional regulator — MTEAIRIYSEMRNDIISCDLEPGASVSEAELCTRYDASRTPVREACRRLQEEGLLQIVPFRGYTISPLTIDEYRSLNEMQLVLDPAAAAMAAERATDEQIAMIERWANYVYHAGEKKSYETFLEWNRNFHIEIAQATGNDIMVEMTVNLQTRLIRYFYLVISMASYGKELVNEHQAMVRAIRARKPEQARDRATEHVIRTMERTSLIRIPQGGFRGDPRKDIQPVRSRT; from the coding sequence GTGACGGAAGCCATACGAATCTACAGCGAGATGCGCAACGACATCATCAGTTGCGATCTGGAGCCGGGGGCTTCGGTATCGGAGGCGGAGCTATGCACCCGCTACGACGCCAGCCGCACGCCGGTGCGCGAGGCCTGCCGGCGATTGCAGGAAGAGGGCCTGCTTCAGATTGTTCCCTTCCGGGGATACACTATCTCGCCGCTTACGATCGATGAGTATCGCAGCCTGAATGAGATGCAGCTTGTACTCGATCCGGCTGCTGCCGCCATGGCCGCGGAACGCGCCACCGATGAGCAGATCGCGATGATTGAGCGCTGGGCCAACTACGTTTACCACGCCGGCGAGAAGAAGAGTTACGAGACCTTTCTGGAGTGGAACCGCAACTTCCATATCGAGATTGCACAGGCAACCGGCAACGACATCATGGTCGAGATGACGGTGAACCTGCAGACCCGCTTGATTCGTTACTTCTACCTGGTGATCTCCATGGCAAGTTATGGCAAGGAGCTGGTGAACGAGCACCAGGCGATGGTGCGCGCCATCCGCGCACGTAAGCCGGAGCAGGCGCGCGACCGGGCAACCGAGCACGTTATCCGTACGATGGAGAGAACATCGCTGATCCGCATTCCGCAGGGAGGTTTCCGCGGCGATCCGCGAAAGGATATACAGCCCGTCCGCAGCCGGACATGA
- a CDS encoding hydantoinase/oxoprolinase family protein, with amino-acid sequence MRVAIDSGGTFTDCVYLVDGEVRVLKLFSTPADPGRAVLDAVKQVAESSAVPEVRHGTTVGTNAMLERKGARVAFVTTAGFEDTIAIGRQARTSLYDWFRSPLPPVVPKELRFGVDERVTAEGLVLRTPSEESLRQLAAAIQDSGAEAIAVSLLFSFANPANEKLVAEALQPLGLPISISHRILPEFREYERGSTVVTNAYLAPKVSTYLHRLGTEIEAAYTGGSVQVMQSSGGIIAASIAAEEPVRTVLSGPAGGVMGAYRLARLAGFDKIIGFDMGGTSTDVSLIDAAEGGPRTTSDAVVSEMPVSVPMLDIHTVGAGGGSIARFDAGGALHVGPESAGSVPGPICYGRGTLPTVTDANVTLGRLDPDLFLGGKVRLDDTRTLQLMEEARGSLGSVEQFAAGIVLLAETAMEKAIRVISIERGYDPREFTLVSFGGAGPLHACSMARSLQIPRVLVPRLPGALSALGILLADTVRDYSRTVMLPASDAETLAAQLQELETRAIEELQRQGLSGEAEHSVERSIDLRYVGQGYELNVPYGANYMGEFHSLHRKRYGYASAETPVEVVNVRVRVTVPTAPVELPKSELIAGDGSQAVRKTRPIYFDGAWRESKVYQREQLRSGDRFAGPALIAEYSSTTVVLPDCIAEVDAFGNLVIEVYVA; translated from the coding sequence TTGCGAGTAGCGATCGATAGTGGCGGCACCTTTACCGACTGCGTGTATCTGGTAGACGGCGAAGTTCGGGTCCTGAAGTTGTTTTCGACTCCGGCCGATCCCGGCCGTGCGGTGCTGGATGCGGTGAAGCAGGTAGCAGAAAGCTCTGCGGTTCCGGAGGTGCGTCACGGCACCACCGTCGGAACCAATGCCATGCTGGAGCGTAAAGGCGCGCGGGTCGCGTTCGTTACCACCGCTGGTTTTGAAGACACCATCGCAATCGGCCGCCAGGCGCGCACCAGCCTCTACGACTGGTTTCGGTCGCCGCTACCTCCTGTCGTTCCGAAAGAGCTTCGCTTTGGCGTGGACGAGCGCGTTACCGCTGAGGGCCTTGTTCTGCGCACTCCATCGGAAGAATCGCTGCGGCAACTGGCAGCAGCAATTCAAGACAGCGGAGCGGAAGCCATCGCCGTCTCCCTGCTCTTCTCTTTTGCCAACCCTGCAAACGAGAAATTGGTCGCCGAGGCACTGCAGCCACTGGGGCTGCCAATCTCGATCTCTCATCGGATTCTGCCCGAGTTCCGCGAATATGAGCGCGGCAGCACAGTCGTCACCAACGCCTATCTGGCGCCAAAGGTAAGCACCTATCTTCACCGTCTGGGAACGGAGATCGAAGCTGCATATACCGGCGGCAGTGTTCAGGTGATGCAGTCTTCGGGCGGCATCATCGCCGCATCGATCGCTGCCGAGGAGCCGGTGCGTACAGTGCTCTCCGGCCCGGCAGGCGGCGTGATGGGAGCCTACCGGCTGGCGCGGCTGGCAGGGTTCGATAAGATCATTGGCTTTGACATGGGTGGAACATCCACGGACGTCTCGCTGATTGATGCCGCGGAAGGCGGGCCGCGCACCACCAGCGATGCTGTCGTCTCAGAGATGCCGGTGAGCGTGCCTATGCTCGACATCCATACCGTGGGCGCAGGCGGTGGCTCTATCGCACGCTTCGATGCGGGCGGAGCCTTGCATGTCGGGCCGGAGTCCGCGGGCTCCGTTCCAGGCCCGATCTGCTACGGACGCGGAACATTGCCGACCGTTACCGATGCCAACGTCACGCTGGGACGGCTTGATCCCGATCTCTTTCTCGGCGGCAAGGTCCGGCTGGACGACACGCGCACGTTGCAGTTGATGGAGGAGGCGCGCGGTTCCCTTGGCAGTGTCGAGCAGTTTGCCGCAGGCATCGTATTGCTGGCCGAAACAGCAATGGAAAAGGCGATCCGTGTCATCTCGATTGAACGCGGCTACGATCCGCGCGAGTTCACGCTGGTGAGCTTTGGCGGCGCCGGTCCGCTGCATGCCTGTTCGATGGCGCGTTCGCTGCAGATTCCGCGCGTCCTGGTGCCTCGGCTTCCGGGGGCACTGTCTGCGCTGGGAATTCTTCTTGCCGATACCGTCCGCGACTACAGCCGGACCGTCATGCTGCCTGCATCCGATGCGGAAACACTTGCAGCCCAGCTACAGGAACTCGAAACGCGAGCTATCGAAGAGCTGCAACGACAAGGGCTATCCGGCGAGGCCGAACACTCTGTCGAGCGGTCTATAGATCTGCGCTACGTCGGTCAGGGATATGAGCTGAATGTCCCCTACGGAGCGAACTACATGGGCGAGTTCCATTCTCTCCATCGCAAACGCTATGGATATGCCAGCGCGGAAACTCCAGTGGAAGTGGTGAATGTGCGCGTCCGTGTCACGGTCCCCACCGCTCCGGTGGAGCTTCCGAAGTCAGAGCTGATTGCAGGCGATGGATCCCAGGCGGTACGAAAGACACGTCCGATCTACTTTGATGGAGCTTGGAGAGAAAGCAAGGTCTACCAACGTGAACAGCTCAGATCGGGCGATCGATTCGCTGGCCCTGCCCTGATTGCGGAGTATAGCTCCACCACCGTGGTTCTACCTGACTGCATCGCCGAGGTCGATGCTTTTGGCAACTTAGTCATCGAGGTGTACGTCGCATGA
- a CDS encoding hydantoinase B/oxoprolinase family protein, whose translation MSTVQLSEPQGMATAIDPIELAVFKSATHSIAEEMGAALRRTSFSPNIKERRDYSCAVFDSMGQVIAMGDHMPVHLGSMPMSVKAVMESMTLRPGDIAMLNDPYAGGTHLPDITMVLGVFAAADAESPVMYVAVRAHHADVGGLYPGSMGLCREIYQEGLRIPPVRIVEGGEINGAILQLVLHNVRTPEEREGDLLSQIGACRVGELRLQELIAKHGAERLRRLTVALLDYSERLMRAQFAQCASGSYTAEDFMDSDGFDETPLPIRVTITLDSEAQAAKVSFKDCHPQVKSSINAVYAITYSAVYYVLRCLLPEDAPATAGLMRPVIVETERGSIVDAVLPAPVAGGNVETSQRIVDVLLRALAKAMPDRIPAASSGTMNNLTIGGVDHRTGKPFAYYETIAGGMGARPTADGISGIHTHMTNSLNTPVEALEYAYPFRVIQYGYRDNSGGEGQYRGGDGIVREIELLSPSTITLLTERRKFAPYGLQGGADGERGISYLRSGETEEELPAKCSIQARAGDRIRVETPGGGGWGEAIVETPRIEHIAREYSPE comes from the coding sequence ATGAGCACGGTGCAACTATCAGAGCCCCAGGGAATGGCGACGGCTATCGATCCGATTGAGCTTGCAGTCTTCAAAAGCGCGACACACTCTATCGCTGAGGAGATGGGCGCCGCGCTGCGCCGCACCTCCTTCTCGCCGAATATCAAAGAGCGCCGTGACTACTCCTGCGCGGTCTTCGATAGCATGGGCCAGGTCATCGCCATGGGCGACCATATGCCCGTCCATCTGGGATCGATGCCTATGTCTGTCAAAGCAGTGATGGAGAGCATGACGCTTCGTCCCGGCGATATCGCCATGCTGAACGATCCATATGCGGGCGGAACCCACCTGCCGGATATCACGATGGTGCTGGGCGTCTTCGCCGCAGCCGATGCGGAGTCACCGGTGATGTATGTCGCCGTGCGAGCACACCATGCCGATGTAGGCGGGCTGTATCCCGGCTCCATGGGCCTTTGCCGCGAGATCTATCAGGAAGGTTTGCGCATCCCTCCAGTGCGCATTGTGGAAGGCGGCGAGATCAACGGCGCAATCCTGCAGCTTGTGCTGCATAACGTACGTACTCCCGAAGAACGCGAAGGCGATCTGCTCTCGCAGATTGGTGCCTGCCGCGTTGGTGAACTGCGTCTGCAGGAGCTGATCGCGAAACACGGCGCTGAACGTCTTCGGCGTCTCACCGTCGCGTTGCTCGATTATTCCGAGCGCCTGATGCGAGCGCAGTTCGCGCAGTGCGCGAGCGGCAGCTATACCGCCGAAGACTTCATGGACAGCGATGGCTTCGATGAGACCCCGCTGCCTATCCGCGTCACCATCACGCTGGACAGCGAAGCACAGGCTGCGAAGGTCAGCTTCAAAGACTGCCATCCGCAGGTGAAGAGCAGCATCAACGCCGTCTACGCCATCACCTATTCGGCCGTGTATTACGTGCTGCGCTGCCTGCTGCCGGAAGATGCTCCTGCAACCGCAGGCCTGATGCGCCCGGTCATCGTCGAGACAGAGCGAGGCAGCATTGTCGATGCAGTGCTTCCCGCACCTGTAGCCGGCGGCAACGTCGAGACCTCGCAGCGCATTGTGGATGTGCTGCTGCGCGCACTCGCAAAGGCAATGCCCGACCGCATTCCCGCCGCCAGTTCCGGAACGATGAACAACCTCACCATCGGTGGCGTGGATCATCGAACAGGCAAGCCCTTCGCTTACTACGAGACTATCGCCGGAGGCATGGGTGCACGACCCACGGCAGATGGCATCTCCGGCATTCATACCCACATGACCAACTCGCTGAATACGCCGGTCGAAGCGCTGGAATATGCCTACCCCTTCCGCGTCATCCAGTACGGCTATCGCGACAACTCCGGCGGTGAAGGACAGTATCGCGGCGGCGACGGCATCGTGCGCGAGATCGAACTGCTTTCGCCCAGCACCATTACGCTGCTGACCGAGCGGCGCAAATTCGCACCGTACGGTCTGCAGGGAGGCGCGGATGGAGAGCGAGGAATCTCTTATCTGCGGAGCGGAGAGACAGAAGAGGAGCTGCCGGCCAAGTGCAGCATTCAGGCGAGGGCCGGCGACCGCATCCGTGTGGAGACACCCGGCGGAGGCGGCTGGGGGGAAGCGATAGTGGAAACCCCGCGTATCGAACATATCGCGCGAGAGTATTCGCCCGAGTGA
- a CDS encoding DUF2252 domain-containing protein → MKKDATRAVQRGAQHRKSVARTELGHWDAAQRTADPRKLLAKATRGRVAALIPLKNERMAASAFAFFRGAAPIMAFDLSLAPHTPIICQLCGDAHVQNLGAYEGDDGRLIFDINDFDETIRGPFEWDIKRMTTSILLAGDDAGVHKTGCHGAADIFLASYCSLMEQLARLPVLEAARFQVHRLHAVSSISEILRKAERSTPLHTREHLTEETARGRVFRNLPPVLHRVKGERKRVVLASLRRYRESLQPERQHFLARYKPLDVAFKVVGTGSVGMRDYVVYMEGNGADDPLFLQIKEETSSVYSPYLSANVIKTPNHGQRVVNGHRAMQLQSDPMLGYTRFEGRDYLVRQLNDHKATLDVTHLDEAGLQQYAEVCGELLARGHARSGDPGLIQGYIGKGRRFREAMLEFAHAYATQSRDDWEKFRAGLA, encoded by the coding sequence ATGAAGAAAGACGCAACCCGCGCTGTCCAACGCGGAGCACAACATCGTAAGTCCGTCGCGCGTACTGAACTCGGTCATTGGGACGCCGCACAGCGCACCGCCGATCCTCGCAAACTGCTGGCGAAAGCGACGCGCGGACGCGTCGCTGCCTTGATCCCGCTCAAGAACGAACGCATGGCTGCCTCCGCCTTTGCCTTCTTCCGCGGAGCCGCACCGATCATGGCCTTCGATCTCTCGCTTGCGCCGCACACCCCCATCATCTGCCAGCTCTGTGGCGACGCTCACGTGCAGAATCTCGGCGCGTATGAGGGCGACGATGGACGACTTATCTTCGATATCAACGACTTCGACGAGACCATCCGCGGGCCCTTCGAATGGGATATCAAGCGCATGACCACCAGCATTCTGCTCGCGGGAGACGATGCCGGAGTCCACAAGACCGGATGCCATGGCGCCGCCGACATCTTTCTGGCCAGCTATTGCAGCCTGATGGAACAGCTTGCCCGTCTGCCGGTGCTGGAGGCTGCACGTTTCCAGGTGCATCGGCTACATGCGGTATCGTCCATCTCTGAGATTCTGCGCAAGGCCGAGCGCTCCACACCCCTGCACACCCGCGAGCACCTGACCGAAGAAACAGCGCGCGGCCGCGTCTTTCGCAACCTGCCGCCGGTATTGCATCGCGTCAAAGGAGAGCGGAAACGCGTTGTGCTCGCCTCGCTACGCCGGTATCGCGAATCGCTGCAGCCGGAGCGCCAGCACTTCCTTGCCCGCTACAAACCGCTCGACGTTGCCTTCAAGGTCGTTGGCACCGGCTCCGTTGGCATGCGCGACTACGTGGTCTACATGGAAGGCAACGGAGCCGACGACCCGCTCTTTCTGCAGATCAAGGAAGAAACCAGTTCCGTCTACTCCCCTTACCTGAGCGCCAACGTTATCAAGACGCCCAACCATGGGCAACGCGTTGTCAACGGACACCGCGCCATGCAACTGCAGAGTGACCCGATGCTTGGGTATACGCGCTTCGAAGGCCGCGATTATCTTGTCCGCCAACTCAACGATCACAAGGCCACGCTCGATGTCACGCATCTGGATGAAGCCGGCTTGCAGCAGTACGCCGAGGTCTGCGGAGAGCTACTCGCTCGCGGACACGCTCGTTCGGGCGATCCCGGGCTGATTCAGGGATACATCGGCAAAGGCAGGCGCTTCCGCGAAGCCATGCTGGAGTTTGCACATGCCTACGCCACGCAGAGCAGGGACGACTGGGAGAAGTTCAGGGCAGGTTTGGCGTAG
- a CDS encoding ankyrin repeat domain-containing protein, with translation MGIFDDLLEAAKRGDDGEVRKIVTQHPGLVHQRDERGATVLHHAAFGGHRAIAEFLIQQGAEINTRDGEFGATPAGWAIEYLREMGGFLAVELDDLAFAIERGDAIWVARLLRRFPALRRANNSDGTPFSQLAEQTGDPQITRLFRAAEHAGE, from the coding sequence ATGGGGATTTTTGACGATCTACTGGAAGCAGCCAAGCGCGGAGATGACGGCGAGGTTAGAAAGATCGTCACCCAGCACCCGGGGCTTGTGCACCAGCGAGACGAACGCGGAGCCACCGTTCTGCACCACGCCGCATTTGGCGGCCATCGCGCGATTGCGGAGTTTCTAATCCAGCAGGGAGCAGAGATCAACACCCGCGACGGCGAGTTCGGCGCCACACCGGCAGGCTGGGCCATCGAATATCTTCGCGAGATGGGCGGCTTCCTCGCCGTCGAGCTGGACGATCTCGCCTTCGCCATCGAGAGAGGTGATGCGATATGGGTCGCACGCCTTCTCAGACGATTCCCGGCGCTTCGTCGGGCCAACAATTCAGATGGAACGCCGTTCTCGCAGTTGGCTGAACAGACGGGAGATCCGCAGATAACACGATTGTTTCGGGCGGCCGAACACGCAGGTGAGTGA
- the mtgA gene encoding monofunctional biosynthetic peptidoglycan transglycosylase has translation MMLTVAPTSDIQTRLRIRRSSILRLVRWLGLGIAALWLLAALSLVALRWIDPPTTAVHMQRRIQSWTQSGAYNKRYRFIPLNQISPDLQHAVVAAEDARFYQHHGFDWSEIQKAAREDMEGERTRGASTITQQLVKNLFFGTGRSVIRKVAEATLVPVAELALGKQRILELYLNVVEWGPGFYGADAACRTDYRTSARGISRAQAARLAAILPAPLKRRPERMNSYSGIILKRMAQMGW, from the coding sequence ATGATGCTGACAGTGGCTCCCACGTCAGATATACAAACCAGGCTCCGGATTCGCAGATCCTCCATCCTGCGCCTTGTTCGATGGCTTGGTCTCGGCATCGCAGCTCTCTGGTTGCTTGCGGCGTTATCGCTCGTAGCTCTGAGATGGATCGACCCACCCACCACGGCGGTCCATATGCAGCGCCGTATCCAGTCGTGGACGCAAAGCGGCGCCTATAACAAGCGCTATAGGTTCATTCCACTTAACCAGATCTCGCCCGACCTGCAGCATGCCGTGGTGGCTGCGGAGGATGCACGCTTTTACCAGCATCATGGCTTTGATTGGAGCGAGATCCAGAAAGCAGCCAGAGAGGACATGGAGGGCGAGCGCACGCGCGGAGCCTCCACGATTACGCAACAACTGGTGAAGAACCTCTTCTTCGGAACGGGCCGCTCTGTCATCCGCAAGGTAGCTGAGGCAACGCTGGTGCCGGTGGCGGAGCTGGCGCTTGGGAAGCAGCGCATTCTGGAGCTCTATCTCAACGTGGTGGAATGGGGCCCGGGATTCTACGGCGCAGACGCTGCCTGCCGCACCGACTATCGAACCTCAGCGCGCGGCATTAGCCGGGCGCAGGCGGCGCGGCTGGCTGCGATTCTTCCTGCTCCATTGAAGCGGAGGCCCGAACGCATGAACAGCTACAGCGGAATCATCCTGAAGCGAATGGCGCAGATGGGCTGGTAG
- a CDS encoding hybrid sensor histidine kinase/response regulator, which translates to MAAQIDAPKTIPDVPLPAEGQVQVQPQTGKPPVTILMVDDQPGKLLSYEVVLRDLGENLVKATSAREALDCLLKLDVAVVLLDVSMPEMDGFELADMMRQHPRFQMTPIIFVSAVHLTDVDRIRAYQSGAVDYISVPVVPDVLRAKVSVFAELHRTTRQLQQLNRELEARVAERSQALRVLNAQLQERVAELESIMKVLPVGVAVAQSPEGNEITTNAALREILNLGSTDKPIDQSFAAAGYIAYQHGRRLDAEEMPVQTSLRTMQPTGLTELELRRNGGLAKSLLASASPVFDEAGQVRGAVGAFFDITEQKRMEEILRERAELLELATEAIMVRDWSGRIHFWNSGAEALYGWSREEAIGQNAHVLLATRWPVSLDHMRETLRADSRWDGDLVHRCKDGREVVVACRQALTVSGGMVLEINRDITAQLRAEEALRRNDRLAAMGKLAGIVAHEINNPLAAITNAFFLLQNHPSLDTEARYYAQLAEQELARVSHITKQTLSFYRESQIAVPLHLSDLLKDVLELQHANLVSNNIRLETQYKVTGEVHGFPGELKQVFMNLVANAIQAMPQGGRLRIRVRNAIRRGEYLPGIVVSITDSGCGIRPEDARRLFEPFYTTKSTKGTGLGLWISRGIVEKHDGTLTFRSHFGAQGTATCFQIFLSTHKTA; encoded by the coding sequence GTGGCAGCTCAAATCGACGCTCCAAAAACTATCCCGGACGTACCGCTTCCGGCAGAGGGCCAAGTGCAGGTTCAGCCGCAGACAGGAAAGCCGCCGGTCACCATTCTGATGGTGGATGACCAGCCCGGAAAGCTGCTCAGCTATGAGGTCGTCCTGCGCGATCTGGGAGAGAATCTGGTCAAAGCAACGTCTGCGCGCGAGGCCCTGGACTGCCTGCTGAAGCTCGACGTGGCCGTGGTGCTTCTGGACGTCAGCATGCCCGAGATGGACGGCTTCGAACTGGCCGATATGATGCGCCAGCATCCGCGGTTCCAGATGACGCCCATCATCTTCGTCTCCGCCGTACACCTCACCGATGTCGATCGCATCCGCGCCTACCAGAGCGGCGCCGTGGACTACATCTCGGTGCCGGTGGTTCCCGATGTTCTGCGGGCAAAGGTCAGCGTCTTCGCCGAACTGCACCGCACCACGCGCCAGCTGCAGCAGTTGAACCGCGAGCTGGAGGCGCGCGTTGCCGAACGCAGCCAGGCGTTACGGGTTCTCAATGCGCAGCTTCAGGAACGTGTCGCCGAGCTGGAATCCATCATGAAGGTTCTGCCGGTCGGTGTTGCCGTAGCCCAAAGCCCTGAGGGCAACGAGATCACTACCAATGCGGCCTTGCGTGAGATTCTCAACCTGGGTAGTACCGACAAGCCGATCGATCAGTCCTTTGCAGCCGCGGGCTACATCGCCTACCAGCACGGCAGGCGACTGGATGCGGAGGAGATGCCGGTGCAAACATCGCTGCGCACCATGCAGCCCACCGGCCTTACGGAACTGGAGCTGCGCCGCAATGGTGGTCTCGCGAAATCACTTCTGGCGAGCGCCTCTCCTGTCTTCGATGAAGCCGGGCAGGTTCGTGGCGCCGTGGGCGCATTCTTCGACATCACCGAACAGAAGCGCATGGAAGAGATACTCCGGGAACGAGCGGAGCTGCTGGAGCTGGCCACCGAGGCCATTATGGTGCGCGACTGGTCGGGTCGCATCCATTTCTGGAACTCAGGTGCTGAGGCTCTCTACGGCTGGAGCCGTGAAGAAGCCATTGGGCAGAACGCCCATGTCCTTCTTGCCACCAGATGGCCCGTGAGTCTTGATCACATGCGAGAAACGCTCAGGGCAGATAGTCGCTGGGATGGCGATCTGGTGCACCGCTGTAAGGATGGGCGTGAGGTCGTTGTCGCCTGTCGTCAGGCGCTGACAGTAAGCGGTGGGATGGTGCTCGAGATCAATCGCGATATCACCGCGCAACTTCGGGCGGAAGAGGCGTTGCGTCGTAACGACCGCCTGGCCGCCATGGGCAAACTTGCCGGCATTGTCGCTCATGAGATCAATAACCCCCTCGCGGCCATTACCAATGCCTTCTTCCTGCTACAGAACCATCCTTCGCTTGATACCGAAGCCCGCTACTACGCACAGCTGGCCGAGCAGGAACTGGCGCGTGTCTCGCACATCACGAAACAGACGCTCAGCTTCTATCGCGAGTCACAGATCGCAGTACCGTTACATCTCAGCGATCTGCTGAAAGATGTTCTCGAATTGCAGCACGCCAACCTGGTCTCGAATAATATCCGGCTGGAGACGCAATACAAGGTCACGGGCGAGGTGCACGGATTCCCGGGTGAGCTCAAACAGGTCTTCATGAATCTGGTTGCCAACGCGATCCAGGCCATGCCCCAGGGAGGGCGTCTCCGCATCCGGGTGAGGAATGCCATCCGGCGCGGAGAATACCTGCCGGGAATCGTGGTCAGTATTACGGACAGCGGTTGTGGCATACGGCCGGAAGATGCACGGCGTCTCTTCGAACCCTTCTACACCACCAAGTCAACCAAGGGCACCGGTCTGGGCCTGTGGATCAGTCGCGGCATCGTCGAAAAACATGATGGCACGCTTACCTTCCGAAGCCACTTCGGCGCCCAGGGAACGGCAACCTGTTTTCAGATCTTCCTCTCCACGCACAAGACGGCCTGA